The following are encoded in a window of Peromyscus leucopus breed LL Stock chromosome X, UCI_PerLeu_2.1, whole genome shotgun sequence genomic DNA:
- the Tex13c gene encoding putative testis-expressed protein 13C, translating to MAVEFGDHSSGFRHIEVIRFINNEVLMNGGGPEFYMTFRSRSWNEIEDQLHTILVDPKVPRSLKRACTWSALALSVRVAARQREQQTRRVGRLQDQVGERETASWTLASELQRLREERDQAAAQLVSTQTALQEAMDEREVLRGRLLQAERSALADVPEPRMRQCRAAVWSLEEEIGSREAQNIANLAGQMPISPILSYLPGLPGPWVQAVHPFLRMPVPHPLPLSSQLPLGLPYSTPVPCPVVMESGATTAAMTAVIPQMAPAAICPPGLWVTLGSQETMASACDQVCHRQNECSEFLQHVSHLGDSVSHSEEEGPQKPQGTPPHGDSSNNNHKESHVIPQVMAATEKKNPGKDQVTAALEVDSNHSIKEESVMPQGMSSQENNPSCTQKKYPGIPRKVVGPRDSINHNTKEDSVSPQETATQVNKTSPILKKYPGILLRRPGLESSLSYKQKEDPKISQETAALREDNRNCKQEDMITFQQMIPQATGGSPSERKDQVMPQVAGKSQNQKEEPNRFQASPLGKSKSYCVNKCPPKHLPPKQKSKPPQEAKAFESKPPQGIKAFESKPPQGVKAFESKPPQGVKAFESKPPQGLKAFESKPPQGVKAFESKPPQVVMAFESNSPQELKTFESKPPQGIKALESKSSQGVKAFESKPPQGLKAFESKSPQGVKAFESKSSQGVKAFESKPPQGVKAFESKPPQRVKAFESKPSQGAFESKPPQRAKFSEAKQEKAFSHRSQMNWVCPSCKAVNRSWSRGCYKCAKAGAQFQRKYFDPKPTY from the coding sequence ATGGCAGTTGAATTTGGGGACCATTCTAGTGGCTTTCGCCATATTGAAGTAATCAGATTCATTAACAATGAAGTCCTTATGAATGGAGGGGGTCCAGAATTCTATATGACCTTCCGCTCTCGGTCTTGGAATGAGATAGAAGACCAGCTTCATACCATTCTTGTTGACCCCAAAGTGCCACGCTCCCTCAAGAGGGCTTGTACCTGGAGCGCTTTGGCTTTGAGTGTGAGAGTGGCCGCCAGGCAGCGTGAGCAGCAGACACGTAGAGTTGGGAGGTTACAGGACCAGGTGGGAGAGCGTGAGACAGCTTCCTGGACTCTAGCCTCTGAACTACAGCGGTTGCGAGAGGAGAGGGACCAGGCAGCAGCTCAACTTGTGTCTACACAGACTGCCCTACAAGAGGCAATGGATGAGCGTGAAGTACTTCGAGGGAGGCTGCTCCAAGCAGAGAGGTCTGCGTTGGCTGATGTACCTGAACCTAGAATGCGACAGTGTAGGGCAGCAGTGTGGTCCCTTGAGGAAGAGATAGGATCCAGAGAGGCCCAGAACATAGCCAATTTGGCAGGCCAGATGCCAATCTCACCAATTTTGTCTTATTTGCCAGGACTTCCAGGTCCTTGGGTACAAGCAGTGCATCCCTTTCTTCGAATGCCTGTGCCACATCCACTACCGCTCAGTTCGCAACTTCCCTTGGGATTACCATATTCAACACCTGTACCATGTCCAGTAGTGATGGAATCAGGAGCAACAACAGCAGCCATGACTGCAGTTATACCTCAGATGGCTCCTGCAGCAATCTGCCCACCTGGCTTGTGGGTTACGTTGGGGTCCCAGGAAACAATGGCTTCTGCTTGCGACCAAGTCTGCCACAGGCAGAATGAATGTTCTGAGTTCCTCCAGCATGTAAGTCACCTGGGAGACAGTGTAAGCCACAGTGAAGAAGAAGGTCCACAGAAACCCCAAGGAACACCTCCCCATGGggacagcagcaacaacaaccacAAGGAAAGTCATGTCATACCCCAGGTGATGGCTGCCACTGAGAAGAAAAATCCAGGGAAGGACCAGGTAACAGCTGCACTGGAGGTGGACAGTAACCACAGCATAAAGGAAGAATCAGTAATGCCCCAAGGGATGTCTTCCCAGGAGAACAATCCCAGCTGCACCCAGAAGAAATATCCAGGGATTCCCAGGAAGGTGGTTGGCCCACGAGATAGCATCAATCATAACACCAAAGAAGATTCAGTATCTCCCCAGGAAACAGCTACCCAGGTGAATAAAACTAGCCCCATCCTGAAAAAATATCCAGGGATTCTCCTGAGGAGGCCTGGCCTGGAAAGCAGCCTTAGTTATAAACAGAAAGAGGATCCAAAGATATCCCAGGAGACAGCTGCCCTGAGAGAAGATAACAGAAATTGCAAACAGGAGGACATGATCACTTTTCAGCAGATGATACCCCAGGCTACTGGTGGAAGCCCTAGTGAGAGGAAAGATCAGGTGATGCCACAGGTGGCTGGCAAGAGCCAGAACCAGAAGGAAGAGCCAAACAGATTCCAAGCAAGCCCTCTAGGAAAAAGTAAAAGTTATTGTGTGAATAAATGTCCCCCAAAACACCTGCCTCCAAAGCAAAAGAGCAAGCCACCTCAAGAGGCAAAGGCCTTTGAATCTAAACCACCTCAAGGGATAAAGGCCTTTGAATCCAAGCCACCTCAAGGGGTAAAGGCCTTTGAATCCAAGCCACCTCAAGGGGTAAAGGCCTTTGAATCCAAGCCACCTCAAGGGCTGAAGGCCTTTGAATCCAAGCCACCTCAAGGGGTAAAGGCCTTCGAATCCAAGCCACCTCAAGTGGTAATGGCCTTTGAATCCAACTCACCTCAAGAGCTAAAGACCTTTGAATCCAAGCCACCTCAAGGGATAAAGGCCTTAGAATCCAAGTCATCTCAAGGGGTAAAAGCCTTCGAATCCAAGCCACCTCAAGGACTAAAGGCCTTTGAATCCAAGTCACCTCAAGGGGTAAAAGCCTTCGAATCCAAGTCATCTCAAGGGGTAAAGGCCTTCGAATCCAAGCCACCTCAAGGGGTAAAGGCCTTCGAATCCAAGCCACCTCAACGGGTAAAGGCCTTCGAATCCAAGCCATCTCAAGGGGCCTTCGAATCCAAGCCACCTCAAAGGGCAAAATTCTCTGAAGCCAAACAGGAGAAAGCCTTCTCACACCGTAGCCAAATGAATTGGGTGTGCCCATCATGTAAAGCTGTGAATCGGTCATGGTCCAGAGGCTGCTATAAATGTGCAAAAGCAGGTGCTCAATTTCAGAGGAAATATTTTGACCCCAAACCAACTTATTGA